One window of the Gammaproteobacteria bacterium genome contains the following:
- a CDS encoding ATP-binding protein encodes MLLRFGTSNAGSIKDYQELSLAASSLSDEGGQVFETSHAKHGVLPVVALYGANASGKSTILRAIQFLRSGVVKSHKTGDSETETGREPFLLDKKFRLEPSQFDCDFLLNDVRYHYGFIVDDKKVHEEWLYAYPQKHRQIWFHRNREKGFLFGRELKGKNKTIEALTRDNSLFLSAAAQNNHEQLTPISEYFQKKFRFLLDHELPNEIVLADRLKDEKVRNAVVGILRFSDLGITGARVDDQEIDKRKLKMYKDLFKVVAKNTEAGDDELKKSLDMMSHKFQLSHKGKNGEDIYLDFNSESRGTQTLIAVLPAVLKTLALGDVLFIDEFDTSMHSLVSAFIIRLFTSKQSNPNCAQLVFTTHDTNLLCEKHLLRRDEIWFTQKTKDGSTHLYPLTDIKTRKTDNIEKGYLQGRFGAVPFIGDVEALFDIGKDA; translated from the coding sequence ATGCTACTCCGATTTGGCACCTCCAACGCTGGTTCTATTAAGGACTATCAAGAGCTTTCATTAGCAGCTTCATCCCTATCCGATGAAGGCGGCCAGGTATTCGAGACTTCGCATGCGAAACACGGAGTGCTCCCAGTAGTAGCGCTATACGGAGCAAATGCATCTGGCAAATCAACAATACTTAGAGCCATTCAATTTTTGCGCAGCGGCGTCGTCAAATCTCACAAGACTGGCGACTCCGAAACTGAAACGGGACGCGAGCCATTCCTGCTGGATAAGAAGTTTCGTCTCGAACCATCTCAGTTCGATTGTGATTTCTTGCTGAACGATGTTCGTTATCACTATGGATTCATCGTGGACGACAAGAAAGTGCACGAAGAGTGGCTTTATGCTTATCCGCAGAAGCATCGACAGATTTGGTTTCATAGAAATAGAGAAAAGGGGTTCCTGTTCGGAAGAGAGTTGAAGGGGAAAAACAAAACTATTGAAGCTCTAACTAGAGACAATAGTCTTTTCCTTTCAGCTGCTGCTCAAAATAACCATGAGCAGTTGACTCCAATTAGTGAGTATTTCCAGAAGAAATTCAGATTTCTCCTTGATCACGAACTGCCAAACGAAATTGTTCTTGCGGATAGATTGAAAGATGAAAAGGTGAGAAACGCCGTAGTAGGCATTTTGCGATTTTCAGATCTTGGCATCACCGGCGCACGAGTTGATGATCAGGAAATCGATAAGCGAAAGCTAAAAATGTACAAAGATCTGTTCAAAGTCGTCGCCAAGAATACTGAAGCTGGAGATGACGAGCTCAAGAAGAGCTTGGATATGATGTCGCATAAGTTCCAATTAAGCCATAAAGGCAAGAATGGAGAAGATATTTATCTAGATTTCAATTCCGAAAGTAGAGGCACTCAAACGCTAATCGCGGTACTACCCGCGGTCTTGAAGACGCTTGCCCTAGGTGACGTATTATTCATTGATGAATTTGATACCAGCATGCATTCATTGGTATCAGCGTTTATTATTCGATTATTTACATCTAAACAATCCAATCCCAATTGCGCGCAACTCGTATTTACGACACACGATACTAATCTATTGTGTGAAAAGCATCTTCTACGCAGGGATGAAATTTGGTTTACCCAAAAAACGAAGGATGGCAGTACTCATCTTTACCCGCTAACCGATATAAAGACTAGGAAGACAGATAATATTGAAAAGGGTTACCTGCAAGGTCGCTTTGGAGCAGTACCTTTTATTGGCGATGTAGAAGCACTATTCGACATTGGTAAAGACGCCTAG
- a CDS encoding SRPBCC family protein, whose product MKGDTKVERKGDRELVVTRTFDAPAHIVFEAWTKPELFRRWWVPKSAGMTLLSCELDVRTGGGYRLEFSHPQFPNPMVFFGKYSEVIPDARMVWTNEEEGGGNVTTLTFEEKGGKTRVVLHELYPSKEACDATLEMDEAWHEQFAQLDKLLSTLT is encoded by the coding sequence ATGAAAGGCGATACGAAGGTCGAACGAAAAGGTGACCGCGAACTAGTGGTAACCCGGACCTTCGACGCGCCCGCACACATCGTGTTCGAGGCCTGGACCAAGCCCGAGCTCTTCAGGCGCTGGTGGGTGCCCAAGTCCGCTGGCATGACCTTGCTTTCCTGCGAGTTGGATGTCCGCACCGGCGGCGGCTACCGTCTCGAGTTCAGTCATCCCCAGTTCCCAAATCCCATGGTGTTCTTCGGCAAGTACAGCGAAGTGATACCGGACGCCCGCATGGTCTGGACCAACGAGGAAGAGGGCGGCGGCAACGTCACCACGCTGACCTTCGAAGAGAAGGGCGGCAAGACGCGAGTGGTCCTGCACGAGCTCTATCCCTCCAAGGAAGCCTGCGACGCCACCTTGGAGATGGATGAGGCCTGGCACGAGCAGTTCGCGCAGCTGGACAAGCTTCTCTCCACG
- a CDS encoding phosphatase PAP2 family protein, whose amino-acid sequence MELAESSFISGFLDDVRAARTLFLRPQRLTLPMVALFAIIPFYLVIGAFVAHGHTYRPETRLDALFPLVPAWSLVYLSLFLAALLPVFVVHQQELVRRVVWMYLTTWLTAFAVFLLYPTAAPVHADVLGGGFTDAVMRGLYDSDVSYNCFPSLHVAQCYLAASCCHKVHRRTGMVAFAWATLVSLSTLYTKQHYVADVVGGMALAFTVSHLFLRGYPREATPAAERRLAPALALGAFAVYGLGVSSLWIAYLVTKP is encoded by the coding sequence GTGGAGCTAGCTGAATCTTCGTTCATATCCGGGTTCCTGGACGACGTCCGGGCTGCCCGTACGTTGTTCCTGCGTCCGCAACGCCTTACGCTCCCGATGGTCGCGCTGTTCGCGATCATCCCCTTCTACTTGGTGATAGGCGCGTTCGTAGCCCATGGCCACACATACCGGCCCGAGACTCGGCTGGATGCGCTGTTCCCCCTGGTTCCTGCCTGGTCATTGGTCTATCTGTCCCTGTTCCTCGCGGCGCTACTGCCGGTCTTCGTCGTGCACCAGCAGGAGCTGGTCCGGCGGGTCGTCTGGATGTACCTGACCACCTGGCTCACCGCCTTCGCAGTGTTCCTGCTCTATCCCACCGCGGCGCCGGTGCACGCGGATGTGCTCGGCGGCGGCTTCACCGACGCGGTGATGCGCGGGCTCTACGACTCCGACGTCAGCTACAACTGCTTCCCTTCCTTGCACGTGGCCCAGTGCTATCTGGCCGCCAGCTGCTGCCATAAGGTCCATCGGCGCACCGGCATGGTCGCCTTCGCCTGGGCGACGCTGGTGTCCCTCTCGACCCTCTATACCAAGCAACATTACGTGGCGGATGTCGTGGGCGGCATGGCCCTGGCGTTCACGGTCAGCCACCTGTTCCTGCGCGGCTACCCCCGGGAGGCCACGCCCGCGGCGGAGCGGCGGCTCGCACCGGCCTTGGCCCTCGGTGCCTTTGCCGTCTACGGTCTCGGGGTATCCAGCCTCTGGATCGCCTACCTGGTCACCAAGCCTTAG
- a CDS encoding metalloregulator ArsR/SmtB family transcription factor, whose translation MVQYSSTRFDASFSALSDATRRGVLEQLVRGDASITDLAEKFHMTLTGMKKHVSVLEQAGLVVTEKVGRVRTCKLGRRRLEEEAAWIERYRQLWEARFSELDDVIEELKRKEKRK comes from the coding sequence ATGGTTCAGTATAGCAGTACTCGTTTCGACGCATCGTTCTCGGCCCTCTCGGACGCCACCCGGCGCGGGGTCCTGGAACAGCTGGTACGCGGGGACGCTTCCATCACGGACCTGGCCGAGAAGTTCCACATGACCCTCACGGGCATGAAGAAGCACGTCAGCGTCCTGGAGCAGGCGGGGCTCGTGGTCACCGAGAAGGTCGGGCGAGTTCGCACCTGCAAGCTTGGCCGGCGGCGGCTTGAGGAAGAAGCCGCCTGGATCGAGCGCTACCGGCAGCTTTGGGAAGCGCGCTTCAGCGAGCTGGATGACGTCATCGAAGAATTGAAGAGAAAGGAGAAGCGGAAATGA
- a CDS encoding CPXCG motif-containing cysteine-rich protein, which translates to MPLIETQSFEISCPYCGETIEVLVDPSVEQQSYIEDCQVCCRPMHMTVTVDDEGRAHVHAQSEKET; encoded by the coding sequence TTGCCTTTAATCGAGACCCAATCTTTCGAGATCTCCTGCCCCTACTGTGGCGAGACCATCGAAGTCCTGGTCGATCCTTCGGTGGAGCAGCAGAGCTACATTGAAGATTGCCAGGTCTGCTGCCGGCCCATGCACATGACGGTCACGGTGGATGACGAGGGTAGGGCGCACGTGCATGCCCAATCTGAAAAAGAGACCTAG